Genomic window (Thermococcus sp. 21S7):
AGCCCGTGCCTCGGAAAGGGCGAGTGGGTGAAGGTCTACGGCCGCTTTCTGGGAGACTGCATAATGGCGAGCGCCATCGAAACCAAAAGGGCGGTTTTCACGACGGAGGAATGAAAATGTCCCTCATCGACCTTTTTATCGAGGCTGGGAACCTGAAAAAACTTCCCAGAACGGGCTGGCTCCTCAGAGGCGTTTCAAACCCGGAGAGCATAGCCGACCACAGCTACCGCGTTGCCCTGATAACTCTTTTCCTGGCCGACGAGCTAAAAGCGAGAGGCGTTGAGATAGACGTTGAGCGGGCCCTCAAGATAGCGGTTCTCCACGACCTCGCCGAGGCAAGGGTCACCGACATACCCCTGACGGCGCAGTACTACCTCGACAAGGGCAGGGCCGAGAAGAAGGCCGCGATGGAGCTTTTCATAAAGACTCCAAACCCAAAGGAGTATTTCAGGCTCTGGCGAGAGTACGAAGAGGGACTTAGCTTGGAGGGCAGGCTCGTAAAGTTCGCCGACAAGCTGGAGATGCTGGTTCAGGCCCACGAGTACGAAAAGGCCGGCTTCAAAGACCTCGACGAGTTCTGGGGTGCGCTGGATTCCCTTAAGGAGAGCGAGTTCTACGAGCACTTCCGGGAGCTTGTTGAGGAGCTTGCGGAGATAAGGAGAACGGTTAAATAGTTGTAAGGCGATTAGTCTAATCATGATGCAACAATTCATCGATAGGAGGAGCGAACTTGAAGCCCTGGAAAGGGCTTTTAAGGGCGATAAAGCTGAGCTGATAGTGATTTACGGCAGGAGGAGAGTTGGGAAGACTGCCCTCATCTTGAAAGCGGTGGAGGGGTTTCATCACCTCTACTTCCTGGCCGATGAGAGGAGTGAAAACGAAAATCTCGCCGAGTTCAGGAAAAAGGTTGCGGGGTTCTTGGGGGATGACCTCATTGCCCGCTCGAATCTTGGCTGGCTTGAGCTGTTTCAGCTCCTTGCGGAGCGGGGAGATGGTGTGGTCGTTATAGACGAGCTCCCCTACCTCGTTGAGGCGAACCCAGCGTTTCATTCCCTGCTCCAGAAAGCATGGGATCTCCACCTCCAGAACTCGAAGATTAAGCTCGTCC
Coding sequences:
- a CDS encoding HD family hydrolase encodes the protein MSLIDLFIEAGNLKKLPRTGWLLRGVSNPESIADHSYRVALITLFLADELKARGVEIDVERALKIAVLHDLAEARVTDIPLTAQYYLDKGRAEKKAAMELFIKTPNPKEYFRLWREYEEGLSLEGRLVKFADKLEMLVQAHEYEKAGFKDLDEFWGALDSLKESEFYEHFRELVEELAEIRRTVK